The following proteins are encoded in a genomic region of Anaerolineae bacterium:
- a CDS encoding putative transmembrane protein — protein sequence MTGIISAFGLSASAGLNAYIPLLVVALLGRFTTLIKLSPPWDTLTNGWIIGLLIVLIVIEFFADKVPAINHVNDLIQTFIRPAAGAIIFAASAGAITDIHPVLALSCGLLVAGTVHAVKSLAVRPAVTATTGGAGNVPVSIAEDLISTLLSILSVVIPLLVAMIVILFTSWVIWKLWRRANQEVLKS from the coding sequence TTGACCGGTATCATCTCTGCTTTTGGTTTATCGGCGAGTGCTGGCTTGAACGCTTATATCCCCCTATTGGTTGTAGCGCTCCTCGGACGATTCACGACTCTTATTAAACTATCCCCTCCCTGGGACACCCTGACCAACGGCTGGATTATTGGATTACTGATTGTACTAATCGTCATCGAATTTTTTGCTGACAAAGTGCCAGCTATCAATCACGTAAACGACCTGATTCAAACCTTCATCCGTCCCGCTGCTGGAGCGATCATCTTTGCCGCCAGCGCCGGAGCAATCACCGACATTCATCCTGTGTTAGCCCTTTCCTGTGGATTGCTGGTTGCCGGTACAGTTCATGCGGTCAAATCGCTGGCTGTGCGACCAGCCGTAACCGCTACCACAGGTGGCGCCGGGAATGTGCCGGTCAGCATTGCCGAAGACCTGATCTCCACCTTGTTGTCGATCCTTTCGGTGGTGATCCCCTTGCTGGTGGCAATGATTGTGATTCTGTTCACTTCCTGGGTAATCTGGAAACTATGGCGGCGCGCCAATCAAGAAGTCTTAAAAAGTTGA
- a CDS encoding metalloendopeptidase, which yields MGIFLFLGGIIGCTPAIFARPSPVEATVSPSQTAASPDETASPTQLIPDAVPVDAQTFDSDPALPLTDPYSLMVQQPLTDTIADWRPPLYPTPWIPTPYDHFLFSRPVLADMKVWALEDYRYGGVFFRNVVHTGIDIPLKIGSPVVAAGSGRVTWSGYGLMSGENNPEDPYGLAVVIRHDFGYQGQTLYTVYGHLSETNLVVGQPIKSGELVGLSGATGKVTGPHLHFEVRIGDNNFSRSRNPELWIVPPQGWGILAGQLKTFEDEWMMRVKVLIRSLDTGERYWVATYGDGPVNSDPYYNENLVIGDLPAGWYRILIPGETSQHLDIEILPGRVSYFRYKRGSGFSTDLPIPPGTFFKTPEVPTPQIELEPLETPVP from the coding sequence TTGGGCATTTTTCTCTTTCTGGGTGGCATAATCGGATGCACACCGGCGATATTCGCTCGCCCTTCTCCAGTTGAAGCCACCGTTTCTCCATCCCAGACAGCCGCATCTCCCGATGAGACCGCCTCTCCCACGCAACTGATCCCCGATGCTGTTCCAGTAGATGCCCAGACCTTTGATTCCGATCCGGCTTTGCCCTTGACGGATCCTTATTCGTTGATGGTTCAGCAGCCCCTCACCGACACAATTGCCGACTGGCGTCCGCCGCTCTACCCAACACCCTGGATTCCTACCCCTTATGACCATTTTCTTTTCAGCCGCCCGGTGTTAGCAGATATGAAGGTTTGGGCATTGGAGGATTATCGCTACGGTGGGGTTTTCTTTCGTAACGTAGTCCATACCGGCATTGATATCCCCCTCAAGATTGGTTCTCCGGTCGTTGCAGCCGGCTCGGGGCGAGTGACCTGGAGTGGCTATGGCTTGATGAGCGGCGAGAACAATCCTGAGGATCCTTATGGGTTGGCAGTGGTCATCCGGCATGATTTCGGGTATCAGGGGCAGACGCTCTATACGGTTTATGGACATCTATCGGAGACAAATCTGGTGGTCGGTCAGCCGATTAAGAGCGGGGAATTGGTTGGCCTATCCGGGGCAACCGGCAAAGTAACCGGGCCACATTTGCATTTCGAGGTGCGCATTGGGGATAACAACTTCTCCCGTAGCCGTAACCCAGAGTTGTGGATTGTACCCCCTCAGGGTTGGGGGATTCTCGCCGGCCAGTTGAAGACATTCGAGGATGAGTGGATGATGCGAGTCAAGGTTTTGATTCGTTCGTTAGATACAGGAGAACGCTATTGGGTTGCTACCTATGGGGATGGCCCGGTCAACAGCGACCCCTATTATAACGAAAATCTGGTCATCGGTGATTTGCCCGCCGGCTGGTACCGCATTTTGATCCCCGGGGAGACCAGCCAGCACCTGGATATTGAAATCTTGCCCGGCAGGGTTAGCTACTTCCGTTATAAGCGGGGGAGTGGATTCTCGACCGATTTGCCCATCCCGCCTGGTACGTTTTTCAAGACGCCTGAGGTGCCAACTCCCCAGATCGAACTCGAGCCTCTTGAGACGCCTGTTCCCTGA